The following proteins are encoded in a genomic region of Cuculus canorus isolate bCucCan1 chromosome 21, bCucCan1.pri, whole genome shotgun sequence:
- the MMP23B gene encoding matrix metalloproteinase-23 produces the protein MDQVEQLSADRRKSFLSVDKRKSGGCGTVVGFFCVFPVVALLAAVGDPAGAAIRKSQEDATSPGLRGASASALYGPAFPPRPPARRKRYTITPGHLKWDHFNLTYKILSFPRNLINARDTRKGLAAAFRMWSEVSPFSFREVPRHVESDLKIGFYSINHTDCLESLIHHCFDGTTGELAHAFFPPNGEIHFDDHEYWILGNTRFSWKKGVWLTDLVHVAAHEIGHALGLMHSLNPNALMHINATLTGKKTISQDEVWGIHRLYGCKDRLFMCPSWARKGFCEKRRRLMKKHCPSTCDFCYEFPFPTVPPTLPPPRTKTKTVSEGRNVTFRCGQKIIHKKGKVYWYKDKELLEYSYPGYLSLNEDHMSIIANAINEGTYTCIVKKKGRILTTYSWRIRLKH, from the exons ATGGATCAAGTAGAACAACTCTCTGCAGACAGAAGGAAGAGCTTCCTCTCAGTGGACAAGAGAAAGAGCGGTGGCTGTGGGACCGTTGTGggatttttctgtgtattccCGGTGGTGGCTTTGCTGGCAGCTGTGGGAGATCCAGCTGGAGCGGCTATTCGGAAGAGTCAG gAAGATGCCACCTCCCCTGGTCTGCGTGGAGCGAGTGCCTCTGCTTTGTATGGTCCAGCTTTCCCACCTCGGCCGCCGGCACGGAGGAAACGATACACCATCACCCCAGGACACTTGAAATGGGACCACTTCAACCTGACATACAA AATCCTGTCCTTCCCAAGGAACCTCATAAATGCCAGGGACACACGCAAGGGGCTGGCGGCTGCGTTCCGGATGTGGAGTGAAGTCTCGCCATTCAGCTTCAGAGAAGTGCCACGCCACGTAGAGAGCGACTTGAAAATAG GGTTCTACTCTATCAACCACACGGACTGCCTGGAGTCTCTCATCCACCACTGCTTCGATGGGACCACAGGAGAACTCGCCCACGCCTTCTTCCCACCCAACGGGGAGATCCATTTTGATGACCATGAATactggatattgggaaacaCACGGTTCAGCTGGAAGAAAG GTGTTTGGCTCACAGATCTGGTACACGTGGCCGCCCATGAGATCGGCCACGCCTTAGGACTCATGCACTCCCTGAACCCCAATGCCCTCATGCACATCAACGCCACTTTGACTGGGAAAAAGACCATCTCTCAAGATGAAGTGTGGGGAATTCACCGACTCTACG GCTGTAAAGATAGATTATTCATGTGTCCCTCATGGGCACGAAAAGGTTTCTGCGAGAAACGTAGGAGGCTGATGAAAAAGCACTGTCCGTCTACCTGCGACTTCTGCTACG AATTCCCATTTCCAACAGTGCCCCCTACTCTGCCCCCACCCAGGACAAAAACGAAGACCGTTTCCGAAGGCAGGAACGTCACCTTCCGCTGCGGACAGAAGATCATTCataaaaaaggcaaagtttA CTGGTATAAAGATAAGGAGCTGCTGGAGTACTCGTACCCGGGTTACTTGTCCTTAAATGAAGATCATATGAGCATCATCGCAAATGCAATTAATGAAGGAACTTACACTTgtatagtaaagaaaaaaggaagaatctTGACTACTTATTCCTGGAGAATCAGACTGAAGCACTAA